The Actinomycetota bacterium genome contains the following window.
CAACCGGTGACGCATTGGAAGTCCTTGGTTAATCCCGTCTGCTTCATGGCTGCCAGATCCTTCAGGCTCAGACTCAAAGGCCGCTCGACCAACCCAGTGACAGCAAGGCGATACTTCGCTCCGTCATAGCTGGGATATCCGTCGGTGACGGTGTAGATGCGAAAGCCACCAGCTGCTGGGATAACCGAGGCCAGACCGGGAACTGTTGCACTGACGACATCGCTGATGCCAGCTGAAATCCATTTGCCCGCAGCGATGCCAACTGCGCCCAGACCAACCATGCCAAGAACAATCCGCCGGCCAATCGGTGTGCCGCGCTCAGCTTTGGACGCATCAGCCATGGTCCATGGGAACACATTGTGTGCATATTCGCCACTGACGCGCTTTGCTCAGCAACGACTCAGCGACTACTCCGAGGCAGGATCAATCAGACGACCGGGGCGAACAGCCCCCGGACCAAATCGCGCGCGCAATTGATCAACGGCAACTTCAGCATCGCGGCGCCCGCGTTCAGGTTCGCCGAGCATCAACTGCTGCGCAGCGCCTTCCGATTCACTGAGCCCGTCAACGCGCACTCCCACGAGGCGTACTCGCGAATGACCTGCCCCAAGTGCAGCGAACAACTGACGGACGACTTCGTAGATTTCATGAGTGATATCAGTGGATTCGCGCAGAGTCTTGGATCGAGTGATGGTGTTGAAATCCGAGAACCGCACCTTCAGGTGCACTGAACGTGCAACACGACCTGACCTGCGCAAGCGACTGCCGACTTGATCGCTCAGCCCAAGGAGGTGGGCATTGATTGCGGATGCATCATCGAGATCTTCAACAAAGGTCTCTTCAGCACCAATACTTCGATCAGGAACATGTGCAGTGACGGATCGTGGATCACGACCCCAGGACAGTTCATGCAGATGCGAGCCGCTGGCATTGCCAAGCGCGCGCTGCAGGGTGGCCATTGGAGTATGGGCAATATCGCCGACAGTGCGCAGGCCAAGTCGAGTGAGCTGCTCTTCAGTGCGCTCCCCCACTCCCCACAGAGCGTTTACGGGCAATGGATGCAGGAACGCCAGCACCTCATCGGCCGGCACGATCATCAGACCGTCAGGTTTCGCTCGGGTCGATGCGAGTTTGGCAACAAATTTGGTGGAGGCGATACCAACCGAACAGGTGATGCCCTGTTCATCGTTGACTCGAGCCCGAATTGATTCAGCAATCTGACGCGGGCTGCCCATGCTTCGCACGCTGCCACTGATGTCCAGGAATGCCTCATCAAGACTCAAGGGCTCCACGATTGGTGTGACCGAAGCGAACAGGGCCATGATCGATGCACTCACCTCGGAGTAGTGCGAATGATGCGGGGGCAAAATCACGGCTGTTGGTGCAAGTCGACGGGCACGGCTCATCGGCATTGCTGAGTGCACCCCCATAGCGCGAGCTTCATAGGTTGCCGACAGCACAACGCCGCGATTGCCACCACCGCCAACGATCACTGGCTTGCCACGCAGGTCAGGTCGAGAGCGCAACTCCACCAGCGCGAAGAAGGCATCCATATCGACGTGCAGGATCGTGCATCCGGAGTCGTCCTGCCCGACTCCGGAGACTCCGGTTGATCGTCGGACTTGATTGCGGCTCACACGGACCATTGTGGCTGCATTGTCGAGTGGGGTTGGCCAGGCAAGGTGGCCTTCTTGCAGACAATCATTGGGCTCCTGATGCGTTGAAACTCGGACGTACGAGCACTGACTGTCGGGATCAGTCAGTCGAAAGTTCCGCTGCGTCAGTAGCGACGCGAAAGCCAGTAGGCAGGGTGGGTTGGTGCGCAACCCCAAGACAGGAGACCACTCGCTCAACAAAGCTCTCCGCCTCGCGCACCAGGTCATCGGCTTCCCGGGCGGTGACACAGGGAACTCCTGCTTCAGCCAGAGCACGCTTACGGGCACCGGCGGCGAAGAAGCCTGCCCACTCGGACAGTTCAACTGCGACCTCCGGCAGGACAAGCCAGACACTGCGCACTCGACTTCGGGCTCTACGTCGGCCGCGAGCCGCCAGCACCGCAGCCGCAGCTCGCAGGGCGGCAAGGTGGGCTGCCGCGTACCGATCAGCGGCTGTGCCAGCAACCATGGCCTCAGTCAGGCTGCGGCGGGAGGCCGAGATCAGTTCATATGTGGCGGCAGGCAAAGCAATCGCATGGGTGGAATCAACCAGTGCAGTCATCGCTATCTCCTTGATCGGGGCTGGTACCGGACCCTCGACCCGGGGCAAAGCCCCTGACTCCTCGCATCGCCGAGCCCGGGGTCGAAGCGAACCCGGCGATGCGAGTAAGTCCCCTCGGAGGCCAAGCCGCGAATCCTGAACTCCCAGAGTGTTCGAACATGTGTTCGAACAAGAGTAAGGTTAGCTCGAGGCCCTGACAGTCGTCAATCCCACCCGGAATTCGGCAATTACGGGGTTATGCCTGAGGCCAGGAGTGCCGATGCAAGCGCCGCGTCCCCTTCGATCTGGATCCCCTGCAGGTCTCGGCGGCCCCAGAGGGCAAGCAGGAGATCGTGCGCAGACCCGCGAAGAGTCACGTGCGGCGCGTCGGCCAGCTCACGATGGGAAGCCTTGAGCTGGACAGCACAATCGGCAACATCAGTGGGAATGAAGGTGAGTGCCGGCGCCCAGTCCGGCAGGCTTGCGTGCCGAAGCTTCATGTAGAGAAACACCGTGCACACCTCATCGATGCCGTCAGCTGCCAACTTGGGTTCGATCTCAAATGGCCGACCTTGAGCATTCATCGCATCCCACAGATGCACGGCTGCCTCGTGGGCCTGACGACGCGACCAGAAGGATGCCACCCTCGGCTCAGGTCCGAAGTTCCAAGTCGGCTGTTGCGGGTCAATCTCGCGCAATGTTTGGACCAGTCCACGCGCTCCGTCACTGAACCACAGTTCAAGACCTGCTCGATCCAATGGACCGACCGGAAGCTCGGCACGAGTGCCGGTGCGCACAATCTCAGTCGACCAGCGCTGCGTTCCCGAAAGGTGCTGCGTGAGATCCGCCATCGTCCAGCCCGGACAAGAAGGCACTGGCGAATTCAGGTCTGACGATTGAACGACCTCCAGGAATTGTCCGGAGTACTGCTCAATCGCCGATTGATATTGCGACATCGTCAACATGCCAGCAGCCTGTCACGTTCGTTGCCCAGGAATCGGCAAACGCAGAACTACTCGGTCGGTACCCCCAACTCGGCCAGGTCAGCGAAGCCGCCCGGTGTCAGCACGATCAACTGCGGAAATCCGGCAATCTGCATCTGCTCTGCGGCGACAGTTGCGCGCACACCAGCGCGGCAGTAGATCGCGTACGGAACTGAAGGATCCAAGCTCGCGATGTTCATGCCGAAATCGGGCTGCTGCACATCAATCAACTGAGCACCTGCCACATGTCCGGCCGCGTATTCATCAGGCGTGCGCACATCGAGCAATACAGCACCCGTGTGGATCACGCGTTGCATGAAGTCGCGCGCGGACAGCATCTCGATACCACCATCAGTCTGCTTTGCCACCTGCTCGCGCACTTGATCCATGTCCAGTGCCCGCACCGACGCAATCAGTTCCTCGAACTGCGGGGCCGGAAGCGCACCCGCTTCGCGATAGATCAGGATGCCATCGCGAAACACCATCAGCGTGGGAATGCTGCTGATCTGTGCACTGGACGAGAGTTCACGCTCTGCCTCGGTATCAACCTTGCCGAAGGTGATGTCGGCATGCAGATTGGAAGCAGCCTCAAAGACCGGCGCGAAATTGCGACAGGGGCCGCACCACTCGGCCCAGAAATCTACGATGGTGATGCCCGCGCCAATTGCCTTCTGTTCGAAGTTGTCTGCGGTCAATGCGATGGTTGGCATGGCGGACTCCACGGTCGGTATGGTCCGATCAATCTACCTAAGGACACAGCATGAGCAAGGTTTGGTTCATCACGGGCGTATCTCGAGGCTTCGGTCGCTCATGGGCCATAGCCGCCCTAGAGCGCGGCGATCGCGTTGCTGGCACAGTCCGCGACTTGACTAGTGTCGCCGACATCGCAACCAAGTACCGCGATGCGTTCCTGCCACTGCAACTTGATGTCACCGAACGCGAGCTTGATTTCGCCGCTGTCCGTCAGGCACACGAGTACTTCGAGCGACTGGATGTCGTGGTCAACAACGCCGGATTTGGACACTTCGGCTACGTCGAGGAGATCACGGAAGACGACGTTCGTTCACAGATGGAGACCAACTTCTTCGGCGCGCTGTGGATCACCCAAGCTGCCATTCCCATCATGCGCGAGCAGGGATCCGGGCACATCGTGCAAATATCCAGTGTTGGCGGCGTCGCGGCCTTTCCCGGCATCGGCATGTACAACGCATCCAAGTGGGCTTTGGAGGCTATGAGTGAAGCCCTTTCGCAGGAGGTCGCCGGCTTTGGCATCAAGGTCACCATCATTGAACCGGCCGGCTTCGACACTGACTGGAGCGGCGATTCAGCAGCACACTCCGGAGAGCTGCCGCACTATGAGTCCTTCCGTGCGGCTCGCGTTGCTGCCCGACGACAAACCCCGCCGGCCGAGGCCACTAATGCGGCGCTCTTCGCTGTAGTTGACGCCGAGCAGCCGCCGTTGCGTCTCCTGCTCTCAAGTTTCGCACTCACCATGGCGGTGAGCGCCTACGAGAAGCGTCTGGCCGAATGGCAGGCATGGGCGGACACCACACGCAGCGCTGATGGGATTTAGTCCAAGTCCTGCCCTCACGGTCTCGCCCTAGACTTCGCGACATGAGCGTGCGCATCTACACCGGACGCCACGCTGATCGCGGTGGGAGTCTTCCGCCTTGGGCTCCTTATGTTCCGTGGGCTCTTCTTGCGCTGGGCATCACCGCGCAGATCCTCTGGGTGCTGACCAGTGACGGCCTGCGCACAGCCTTGACTATCGTGTCGGTGCTGTCCTTCTTTGGGGCAAGTACCAGCCATGCACTGCAATCGCGCCGCCTGATGTGGACTGTGCAATTTCTGGGTATCTCATTGGGCCTGAGCTATCTCGTTGAGCTGCTTGGCGTGACCACTCAGTTCCCTTTTGGCTCGTATACCTATAGCGGCGCACTAGGCCCTGCACTCTTTGGAGTGCCCTTGCTCATTCCATTGGCGTGGGCGGGTATGGCCTACCCCTGCCTGCTCGCCGCCCAGCGACTC
Protein-coding sequences here:
- a CDS encoding DNA polymerase IV — translated: MSRNQVRRSTGVSGVGQDDSGCTILHVDMDAFFALVELRSRPDLRGKPVIVGGGGNRGVVLSATYEARAMGVHSAMPMSRARRLAPTAVILPPHHSHYSEVSASIMALFASVTPIVEPLSLDEAFLDISGSVRSMGSPRQIAESIRARVNDEQGITCSVGIASTKFVAKLASTRAKPDGLMIVPADEVLAFLHPLPVNALWGVGERTEEQLTRLGLRTVGDIAHTPMATLQRALGNASGSHLHELSWGRDPRSVTAHVPDRSIGAEETFVEDLDDASAINAHLLGLSDQVGSRLRRSGRVARSVHLKVRFSDFNTITRSKTLRESTDITHEIYEVVRQLFAALGAGHSRVRLVGVRVDGLSESEGAAQQLMLGEPERGRRDAEVAVDQLRARFGPGAVRPGRLIDPASE
- a CDS encoding SAV_6107 family HEPN domain-containing protein, whose product is MTALVDSTHAIALPAATYELISASRRSLTEAMVAGTAADRYAAAHLAALRAAAAVLAARGRRRARSRVRSVWLVLPEVAVELSEWAGFFAAGARKRALAEAGVPCVTAREADDLVREAESFVERVVSCLGVAHQPTLPTGFRVATDAAELSTD
- a CDS encoding maleylpyruvate isomerase family mycothiol-dependent enzyme; this encodes MLTMSQYQSAIEQYSGQFLEVVQSSDLNSPVPSCPGWTMADLTQHLSGTQRWSTEIVRTGTRAELPVGPLDRAGLELWFSDGARGLVQTLREIDPQQPTWNFGPEPRVASFWSRRQAHEAAVHLWDAMNAQGRPFEIEPKLAADGIDEVCTVFLYMKLRHASLPDWAPALTFIPTDVADCAVQLKASHRELADAPHVTLRGSAHDLLLALWGRRDLQGIQIEGDAALASALLASGITP
- a CDS encoding rhodanese-like domain-containing protein, producing MQRVIHTGAVLLDVRTPDEYAAGHVAGAQLIDVQQPDFGMNIASLDPSVPYAIYCRAGVRATVAAEQMQIAGFPQLIVLTPGGFADLAELGVPTE
- a CDS encoding SDR family NAD(P)-dependent oxidoreductase — translated: MSKVWFITGVSRGFGRSWAIAALERGDRVAGTVRDLTSVADIATKYRDAFLPLQLDVTERELDFAAVRQAHEYFERLDVVVNNAGFGHFGYVEEITEDDVRSQMETNFFGALWITQAAIPIMREQGSGHIVQISSVGGVAAFPGIGMYNASKWALEAMSEALSQEVAGFGIKVTIIEPAGFDTDWSGDSAAHSGELPHYESFRAARVAARRQTPPAEATNAALFAVVDAEQPPLRLLLSSFALTMAVSAYEKRLAEWQAWADTTRSADGI
- a CDS encoding carotenoid biosynthesis protein; protein product: MSVRIYTGRHADRGGSLPPWAPYVPWALLALGITAQILWVLTSDGLRTALTIVSVLSFFGASTSHALQSRRLMWTVQFLGISLGLSYLVELLGVTTQFPFGSYTYSGALGPALFGVPLLIPLAWAGMAYPCLLAAQRLAADPLTTTLIGGVLFAAWDLFLDPQMVSEGYWTWSNIGWYLPGIEGIPLQNFLGWLLTAFLLIWLLDRLPRRVSKDGAPAAMLSWIYLSNVLAALVFFDRVGVALWGGIIMGAIIIPWWWRSWSQPQW